Genomic window (Methanomassiliicoccales archaeon):
GCAGCGCAACGAACAGCGAAGAGCCTAAGACCCCCACCGCGATCCTCACGCCTTCCTTCTCGTGCCTGCCAGTCCCTTTATGATATCTCGTTATGTACGGTGTCACGGCTGTTGGGTCCAGCCTAAGAAGTGCCTCAACGGTACGGTCCTTCGACTCCGCTCCTACGCCCCCGGTAGTGATGACGAGACCGTATCCCTCATCCAGAGCTTTGTTGAGCGCCCCGAAGATGGAGTCGATATCATCTTTAAGAGCTGGGCCTATCTTCACCTCGTAGCCTTCCTCCCCTAACCGCTCTTCAATGTAAGGAGAGTTCGTGTCCCTTATGCGATTTGTTCTGACCTCCTCACCGGTGGGGAAGACAATGCACCTCATCCGCACCCTCCCAACGATCTCGGAGACCATCGAATCGGTTCTTGATAGAACGTCCCGGGCCGTCACTTTATCGAGACTTATGAACCCGAGTATGCCCTCCGAGTGAATCGTTGTGCTATCTGTTAATGAGACTCCTTGGATTGACGCCAGACGTTCGAGTATCTCGTTCCTCTTGCCATAGACATTCTCAGCTTCCACCTCGGTCCGGAGTATATCCAAAGCGACGTGATTCTCGGACGCGTCAGTGACGAAGACCTCTTCTCTACCTAGTTTCAGAACGTCGGCCATGGCGGTGCCGATCTCTGTCAG
Coding sequences:
- a CDS encoding competence/damage-inducible protein A; this encodes MKVQLLGKTELWIENIVLRDANLTEIGTAMADVLKLGREEVFVTDASENHVALDILRTEVEAENVYGKRNEILERLASIQGVSLTDSTTIHSEGILGFISLDKVTARDVLSRTDSMVSEIVGRVRMRCIVFPTGEEVRTNRIRDTNSPYIEERLGEEGYEVKIGPALKDDIDSIFGALNKALDEGYGLVITTGGVGAESKDRTVEALLRLDPTAVTPYITRYHKGTGRHEKEGVRIAVGVLGSSLFVALPGPNDEVRLGLKALISGLNRGLDKHDLALEIVNALRSKYVGAHGLSE